TGCTTGACCTTCCCACCCAATGTCGGCACCTTCGCCACGGCGTCACGAATCCGGCCGTCGACGTTCAGATAGATCAGCACGCCCGTGTCAGCGACCTCGCCCGTCTTGGGCACCAGACACCCGCCGTTGCCTTGATCATGATCGAGCACGGCGAACTCGAAGCCTTCGTTGCTCTCGCGGTGTATCTTGATGGCCAGCACCGCCGAGTAGAACGCGATCGAGCGATCGAGGTCGGCCACGGGCAGGTCGAACCAGACGACGCGGTTGTGCTTGGTGTTAAAGTCGGACATGATCCCGACTTCATCGGCTCGAATGGATCGCTCGCACCATGACCACGTGCGGACCGATGCCAGGCAGTTCGAATTGCTCGCCCACGGAGCAAAAGCCGAGCTTCTGGTAGTATCCCGCCGCCGTCAATCGGGCATTGCACCAGGCCTCTGCATAATCTTGCAAGGGGGTGTGAGAAAGACCGAAATCGACCAGGTCGCGCCCATACCCCCGGCCACGGAACTCGGGCAGCGTGGCCATGCCGCGAATGCGCACGGCAGCACGCTCGGAGCCAGGCGTGGACTCCACGAAGAAAGACGAGACGGACACGAGCGTTCCATCCACGCGAATGCCGACGTGGACGCTCGTGTCTGCCTCGTCATCCGGGTACACCGACTGCGCTTCGGGCAAGCCCGGCCTGAGTATGCGCTGCCTCAAGGGCCGGGCATCGGCCGCCGCGATGAGTTCGACGCCTGGACGATTCACACCGGCTGCTTCGCCTCGTTCAGCTTCTTGCGAATCACCGTGTGCAAGATACCACCATTGCGGTAATACTCGATCTCGATGGGCGTGTCGATGCGGCACTTGCAGGTGAACTCGATCGTCTTGCCCTCGGGCGTGGTCGCCTTTACGGGCACGTCGCAGCCGGGCTCGATGGGGCTGGGCAGCATGATGTCGAAGGTCTCGTCGCCCTTCAGGCCCAGGCTGTGCGCGTTCTGGCCGTCCTTGAACACCAGCGGCAGCACGCCCATGAACACGAGATTGCTGCGGTGGATGCGCTCGAAGCTCTCGGCGATCACCGCGCGAACGCCCAGCAGCATCGTGCCCTTGGCCGCCCAGTCTCGGCTACTGCCCATGCCGTAGTCCTTGCCCGCGACGACCACCAGCGGCGTGCCGGCCTTCTTGTAGTCCATGGCCGCGTCGAAGATGTACTCGACCGGGGCGCTGGCGATGTCGTTGCCCTTGGTGAAGTTTCGCGTCCAGCCGCCCTCGGGCTGCTTGCCGCCCTCACTGGTGGGAGCGGCGGCGATCTTGTTCTTCACCCGCACGTTGGCGAAGGTGCCGCGGGTCATCACGCGGTCGTTGCCGCGGCGGCTGCCGTAGCTGTTGAAGTCGCGCTGCTTCACGCCGTGCTCGAGCAGGTACTGCCCCGCAGGCGTCTCGGGCTCGATGCGGCCGGCCGGCGAGATGTGGTCGGTCGTCACGCTATCACCCAGCAGCGCCAGGCACCGCGCGCCGCCGATGGGCTCGAAGCCGGGCGCCTGCTCGGCCATGCCCTCGAAGAACGGCGGGTTCTGGATGTACGTGCTCTCGTCCTCCCAGGGGTACAGGTCGCTCTTGGAGACCGGCACCTGGTTCCACGTCTCGTTGCCGGTGAAGATGTCGCCGTACCGCCGGGCGAACTGCTCGCGGTCGATGCACGAGGCCACGACCTGCTGCACCTCCTCGATGCTCGGCCAGATGTCCTTCAGGAACACCTCCTTGCCGTCGGGCGTCGTCGCCAGCGGCTCGTTCACCACGTCGATGTCCACGCGCCCCGCGATGGCGTAGGCGACCACCAGCGGCGGGCTGGCCAGGAAGTTGGCCTTCACCTTCGGGTGCACGCGGCCCTCGAAGTTGCGGTTGCCGCTCAGCACGCTCGCCGCGATCAGGTCGCCCTCGACGATGCCCGCTTCGATCTCCGGCGGCAGCGGGCCGCTGTTGCCGATGCACGTCGTGCAGCCGTAGCCCACGGTCTGGAAGCCCAGCGCGTCCAAGTCCTCGGTCAGGCCGGCCTTGTCGTAGTACTCGGTCACGACCTTGCTGCCCGGCGCCAGGCTGGTCTTCACCCAGGGCTTGCGCGTCAGGCCCAGCTCGCGCGCCTTGCGCGCCACCAGGCCGGCAGCGACCATCACGCTGGGGTTGCTCGTGTTGGTGCAACTGGTGATGGCCGCGATCACGACCGAGCCGTGGTGCAGGCGGATCTTCTGGCCCACCCTGGGCGGGCGGGTGGCCTCGGTCAGCTCGACGACCACGCCGTGCTCGTCGTAGTGGGCGTGGTCGTCCGAACTGGGCGCGGCGTGCTCGGG
This window of the Phycisphaerales bacterium genome carries:
- a CDS encoding aconitate hydratase, whose protein sequence is MASNPFNSRRTLSTDKSGDYTYYALEALADQKVGNVRTLPYSIRVLLEAMLRNVDGFTVTQDDVAGLASWNARDVNRVEMPFSPGRVVLQDFTGVPCVVDLAAMRDAMKRLGGDPTMINPDVACDLVIDHSVQVDDFATRVALTINAEREFERNNERYKFLKWGQQSLANFRCVPPATGIVHQVNLEYLARGCLTRTVQTADGEERQVYPDSLVGTDSHTTMINALGVLGWGVGGIEAEAVMLGQPVYMLTPEVVGFKMTGKLAEGVTATDLVLTVTQMLREFGVVEKFVEFFGPGMAALSLPDRATIANMAPEYGATCGFFPIDDKTIEYLRLTNRSEEEIELAEKYAKANMLWWDESQPDPEFSDVLELDLSTVQPSLAGPKRPQDRVDLHDMKARWCEELAGPFGKRVPSDSVNLNRWAGEGGQAEFSAVNPEHAAPSSDDHAHYDEHGVVVELTEATRPPRVGQKIRLHHGSVVIAAITSCTNTSNPSVMVAAGLVARKARELGLTRKPWVKTSLAPGSKVVTEYYDKAGLTEDLDALGFQTVGYGCTTCIGNSGPLPPEIEAGIVEGDLIAASVLSGNRNFEGRVHPKVKANFLASPPLVVAYAIAGRVDIDVVNEPLATTPDGKEVFLKDIWPSIEEVQQVVASCIDREQFARRYGDIFTGNETWNQVPVSKSDLYPWEDESTYIQNPPFFEGMAEQAPGFEPIGGARCLALLGDSVTTDHISPAGRIEPETPAGQYLLEHGVKQRDFNSYGSRRGNDRVMTRGTFANVRVKNKIAAAPTSEGGKQPEGGWTRNFTKGNDIASAPVEYIFDAAMDYKKAGTPLVVVAGKDYGMGSSRDWAAKGTMLLGVRAVIAESFERIHRSNLVFMGVLPLVFKDGQNAHSLGLKGDETFDIMLPSPIEPGCDVPVKATTPEGKTIEFTCKCRIDTPIEIEYYRNGGILHTVIRKKLNEAKQPV
- a CDS encoding GNAT family N-acetyltransferase, whose amino-acid sequence is MNRPGVELIAAADARPLRQRILRPGLPEAQSVYPDDEADTSVHVGIRVDGTLVSVSSFFVESTPGSERAAVRIRGMATLPEFRGRGYGRDLVDFGLSHTPLQDYAEAWCNARLTAAGYYQKLGFCSVGEQFELPGIGPHVVMVRAIHSSR
- a CDS encoding VOC family protein, with translation MSDFNTKHNRVVWFDLPVADLDRSIAFYSAVLAIKIHRESNEGFEFAVLDHDQGNGGCLVPKTGEVADTGVLIYLNVDGRIRDAVAKVPTLGGKVKQDVHPIGPHGFRAIISDSEGNCVALHSQRDT